One genomic region from Torulaspora delbrueckii CBS 1146 chromosome 4, complete genome encodes:
- the TDEL0D03240 gene encoding uncharacterized protein has translation MTLASESIAQPVDAAKFKQFEPLIAKYNEAKWAQMKEFDAKFLELCRSKIPSDAVLDAEPIDARKFVTSAGLLSESEAQIVNEFSIKELLDKQLAGELSAEQITRAYIKSAIIAQLATNCVMQFLIPSALERAKELDLYLKENGKLFGPMHGVPISLKEQMGYKGQVTCASYVSLIDNVVKKSSVSIQIFDKLGAVFHARTSQPQAIMHLDTWNNIIGRTRNPCSTRLSPGGSSGGESAMVAMHGSAIGIGSDIGGSIRCPAAFTNVFGLKPTTKRLSSMNGISGGRGQESIPSTEGPIARSIQDLEYFMDVYLNQGKPWEYDPTSLVIPWRPAEVEEKIRIGVLFDDNLVTPHPAVKRALQQVVSQLGEQFEIVDLADSWFSQEEMLAIHNTTLSLYTIDGNRSQLELISPSGEPILPLTKHFLNFGQGKELSIYDNRKLNIFRDSTKLALLERFFSQSPTSKKLHFILSPTYPAPSEIPGNSLYWGYTSFWNLTDYPNVVFPTSYTHDPKLDSLPPTQLKQNEFEESVWSNYNPDAYVGGPVGLQLTGKRFDDERIVQAVKKITSVLK, from the coding sequence ATGACTTTAGCCTCAGAATCAATTGCACAACCTGTTGACGCAGCAAAATTTAAGCAGTTTGAGCCGCTTATTGCCAAGTATAACGAGGCCAAATGGGCTCAGATGAAAGAGTTCGATGCGAAATTCTTGGAACTTTGCCGGTCAAAAATCCCCAGTGATGCAGTGTTGGACGCGGAACCCATTGATGCTAGAAAGTTTGTCACCTCTGCAGGATTATTGAGTGAATCCGAAGCTCAAATAGTTAATGAGTTCTCTATCAAGGAATTGCTGGACAAACAATTGGCTGGTGAATTGTCTGCTGAGCAGATTACGCGTGCATATATAAAATCAGCGATCATTGCGCAATTGGCAACCAACTGTGTGATGCAATTTCTTATCCCAAGTGCTCTTGAAAGGGCAAAGGAGTTAGATCTGTACTTGAAAGAGAACGGTAAACTCTTTGGTCCAATGCATGGTGTTCCAATATCTCTAAAAGAGCAGATGGGTTACAAGGGCCAAGTTACGTGTGCTTCGTATGTTTCGCTGATCGACAACGTAGTCAAGAAGAGTTCTGTGTCAATCcagatctttgataagCTCGGCGCAGTGTTCCATGCGAGAACGTCTCAACCACAGGCGATTATGCACTTGGATACTTGGAACAACATCATCGGCAGAACAAGAAACCCATGCTCTACCAGATTGTCACCTGGTGGGTCTTCGGGGGGTGAGTCTGCCATGGTTGCCATGCACGGATCAGCAATTGGGATCGGTTCTGATATAGGTGGATCGATTCGCTGTCCAGCAGCTTTTACAAACGTATTTGGCCTCAAACCCACTACTAAGAGACTCTCCTCGATGAACGGTATCTCTGGTGGTAGGGGTCAAGAATCAATCCCATCGACGGAGGGACCAATTGCTCGGTCGATCCAAGATTTGGAGTATTTCATGGATGTCTACCTCAACCAGGGTAAACCATGGGAATACGATCCCACGAGTCTTGTCATCCCATGGAGGCCAGCTGAGGTCGAGGAAAAAATTCGCATTGGTGTATTGTTCGATGATAACCTGGTCACACCACACCCAGCAGTCAAGCGGGCCTTGCAACAAGTAGTCAGCCAACTTGGcgaacaatttgaaattgttgatcTGGCTGACTCCTGGTTTAGCCAGGAGGAAATGCTCGCCATCCACAATACTACATTGAGTCTCTACACGATCGATGGCAACAGATCACAATTGGAGCTGATCTCTCCAAGCGGAGAACCAATCCTTCCACTCACCAAACATTTCCTCAATTTCGGTCAGGGCAAGGAACTATCTATCTACGACAACCGCAAGCTCAATATCTTCCGTGATTCCACCAAGCTCGCACTCCTCGAAAGATTCTTCTCCCAATCCCCAACAAGCAAAAAACTACATTTCATCCTCTCACCAACCTACCCAGCACCAAGCGAAATTCCCGGCAATAGTCTCTACTGGGGTTACACTTCCTTTTGGAACTTAACGGACTACCCCAACGTCGTATTCCCTACTTCCTACACTCACGATCCTAAGCTCGACTCACTGCCACCCACCCAACTCAAGCAGAATGAGTTCGAGGAATCCGTGTGGTCCAACTACAACCCCGATGCCTACGTCGGGGGTCCCGTGGGACTACAACTAACGGGTAAGAGATTCGACGACGAACGAATCGTCCAAGCAGTAAAGAAGATCACCTCTGTATTGAAATAA
- the MCH2 gene encoding Mch2p — translation MSTDIEDSKEILQEPDEIEVPDGGYGWVVLVAFFLFNFCTWGANAGYAIYLTEYLDHNVFPGGTKLDYSAVGGIAFGAGLLFAPFITWFSHKFTLHLTIALGIVFQGAALLLAAFSKKLWQIYLTQGLLISFGLAFLFIPAMTLIPQWFRKKGTVASGIGTGGSGLGGIVFNLGMQRIVEARGVKWALIAQCIICSSLSTIALILTRTRRSAVFKDEKPKTLIVARQVFSKAGTWLLCGWISFTMLGYVILLYSLSAFTTSLGYSAKQGSVVSCMVSVGFLFGRPTVGHLADLFGPITVGIIVHLIVAIFAWAMWIPCSNLATAIIFALIVGSLMGTIWPTVASIAARVVGLKKLDVTLGSMWVFLAIFGMPAPVIGFKLRSNANDGKAYVNTAIFAGFGYLGASLCLLLLRGYIIARDRSSAKSDSMDQDELDVDVSFKEFVRGLTTWNVPKGKV, via the coding sequence ATGTCTACTGATATAGAAGATAGCAAGGAGATTCTTCAGGAGCCTGACGAGATTGAAGTCCCAGATGGTGGGTACGGCTGGGTGGTACTAGTGGCCTTCTTTCTGTTCAATTTTTGTACTTGGGGTGCCAATGCTGGTTACGCAATCTATTTGACTGAATACTTGGATCACAATGTTTTCCCAGGTGGTACCAAGCTAGATTATTCGGCTGTTGGTGGTATAGCCTTTGGCGCGGGGCTATTGTTTGCGCCGTTCATTACGTGGTTTTCTCATAAGTTTACACTCCACCTTACCATTGCATTGGGTATCGTATTTCAAGGTGCTGCACTATTGCTAGCTGCATTTTCTAAGAAATTATGGCAGATATACTTGACTCAGGGATTATTGATCTCGTTTGGATTGgccttcttgttcatccCAGCCATGACACTGATACCACAATGGTTTAGGAAAAAAGGTACTGTTGCGTCCGGGATCGGCACTGGAGGCAGTGGTCTTGGTGGCATTGTCTTTAATTTAGGAATGCAGAGGATTGTCGAGGCGAGAGGCGTTAAATGGGCATTAATCGCACAATGCATCATTTGCTCATCTCTTAGTACAATAGCCCTAATTCTCACGAGAACCAGACGGTCTGCTGTCTTTAAGGATGAGAAACCAAAGACCCTCATTGTAGCCAGACAggtcttttcaaaagctggTACTTGGCTTCTTTGCGGATGGATCTCTTTCACCATGCTGGGTTATGTGATTCTTCTTTATTCACTATCAGCGTTCACCACAAGCCTTGGGTATTCTGCTAAGCAGGGTTCTGTAGTCTCATGTATGGTCAGTGTTGGTTTCCTCTTCGGAAGACCCACTGTTGGCCATTTGGCTGACTTGTTTGGTCCCATTACTGTCGGTATCATAGTGCACTTGATAGTTGCGATCTTTGCTTGGGCGATGTGGATTCCCTGCTCAAACTTGGCGACTGCGATCATATTTGCTTTGATTGTTGGATCATTGATGGGCACTATTTGGCCCACTGTGGCATCTATTGCAGCCCGTGTAGTAGGTCTCAAGAAGCTGGATGTGACTTTAGGCTCCATGTGGGTCTTTCTCGCAATCTTTGGTATGCCTGCTCCAGTAATAGGTTTTAAGCTACGGTCTAACGCGAACGATGGTAAAGCATATGTGAATACAGCGATTTTTGCTGGTTTTGGCTATCTGGGGGCTTCGCTTTGCCTGTTACTGCTAAGAGGCTATATCATCGCTAGAGACAGATCGTCTGCTAAGAGCGATTCGATGGATCAAGATGAGCTTGATGTTGATGTGAGTTTCAAGGAGTTTGTAAGAGGTCTGACAACTTGGAACGTACCAAAGGGCAAAGTTTAG